In a genomic window of Flavobacteriales bacterium:
- a CDS encoding aspartate aminotransferase family protein — translation MDALHASFLKHLAQTSPSPLALDIVRAEGCWLTARDGSRHLDLVAGLAVNNVGHRHPRVVAAIKEQADRYLHVIPYGEFIQEPQVGFAERLTGLLPRGLDSVYFVNSGTEAVEAALKLAKRATGRTGLIGCRKSYHGSTHGSLSLTDNEAKKFRNLPLLPGVDHIAFNSTAELDRIDAGTAAVVVEPIQGDAGVRVPAPAWLAALRARCTATGALLVFDEVQTGFGRTGRRFAFEHFDVVPDILVLGKALGGGLPMGAFISSPERMALLSHDPVLGHITTFGGHPLACAAGLAALNALEEEDLTANAVRMGSLFKQHLTHPLIKEVRGLGLMLAVELGDAGLVQRVVNKCLGQGVLGFWFLSCPTAFRIAPPLIISEHEVLHACKTIKQALDQIRESPSSPGS, via the coding sequence ATGGACGCGCTGCATGCCTCATTCCTGAAGCACCTGGCCCAGACCAGCCCTTCGCCCCTTGCGCTCGACATCGTGCGGGCCGAGGGATGCTGGCTCACCGCGCGCGATGGCAGTCGCCACCTTGACCTCGTGGCCGGCCTGGCCGTGAACAACGTGGGGCACCGCCATCCCCGCGTAGTGGCCGCCATCAAGGAGCAGGCAGACCGGTACCTGCACGTGATCCCTTACGGCGAATTCATCCAAGAGCCGCAGGTGGGCTTCGCTGAGCGCCTGACGGGGCTCCTTCCGAGGGGATTGGATAGCGTGTACTTCGTGAACAGCGGCACAGAGGCTGTGGAGGCCGCTTTGAAACTGGCCAAGCGCGCCACCGGGCGCACCGGGCTCATCGGCTGCCGGAAGAGCTATCACGGCAGTACGCACGGTTCATTGAGCCTCACCGATAATGAAGCGAAGAAGTTCCGCAATCTTCCACTGCTGCCCGGTGTCGATCACATCGCCTTCAACTCCACTGCCGAGTTGGACCGGATCGACGCAGGAACCGCTGCCGTGGTGGTGGAGCCGATCCAGGGCGATGCTGGCGTCCGTGTGCCGGCCCCGGCATGGTTGGCCGCTCTGCGCGCCCGATGCACGGCAACCGGTGCGTTACTGGTATTCGATGAGGTGCAGACCGGCTTCGGGCGCACAGGCAGGAGGTTCGCATTCGAGCACTTCGACGTGGTGCCGGATATCCTCGTCCTGGGCAAGGCGCTGGGCGGAGGCCTGCCAATGGGAGCCTTCATCAGTTCGCCTGAACGCATGGCCCTCCTGAGTCATGATCCGGTGCTGGGGCACATCACCACCTTCGGGGGGCACCCGTTGGCTTGCGCAGCAGGCCTTGCGGCCCTGAATGCCCTGGAGGAAGAGGACCTCACAGCGAACGCGGTCCGCATGGGCTCCCTTTTCAAGCAGCATCTCACGCACCCGTTGATCAAGGAAGTGCGCGGTCTGGGCCTGATGCTGGCGGTTGAACTGGGCGATGCGGGCTTGGTTCAGCGGGTGGTGAACAAGTGCCTTGGCCAGGGTGTCCTTGGATTCTGGTTCCTGAGCTGCCCAACAGCGTTCCGGATTGCTCCGCCTCTCATCATCAGCGAACATGAAGTGCTGCACGCCTGCAAAACCATCAAGCAGGCGCTTGATCAGATCCGTGAATCACCAAGCTCACCGGGATCTTAA
- a CDS encoding sigma-70 family RNA polymerase sigma factor codes for MSDAELLALFRKEESRHYAFNLLVRQYQRRLYAFIRRMVTDHDEAQDVLQETFIKAWHGLDGFRAESQLFSWLYRIAHNECLNHLRKAKRRVFVSNDAVIERLSTTLDSSEHFSGDAIQRKLQAAVMRLPAKQRAVFTMKYFDALKYEDMSRVTGTSVGALKSSFHIAVKKIENWLVNDQTIAGMPPSKQPDSDD; via the coding sequence CTGAGCGATGCCGAATTGCTCGCCCTCTTCCGCAAGGAGGAGAGCCGGCACTACGCATTCAACCTGCTCGTGCGCCAGTACCAGCGAAGGCTCTATGCCTTCATCCGCCGCATGGTCACCGACCACGATGAAGCGCAGGATGTTCTCCAAGAGACCTTCATCAAGGCGTGGCACGGCCTGGATGGATTCCGTGCCGAATCGCAGCTCTTCAGCTGGCTCTACCGGATCGCGCACAACGAATGCCTGAACCACCTTCGCAAGGCGAAGCGGCGGGTATTCGTGAGCAACGACGCGGTGATTGAGCGCCTAAGCACCACACTCGACAGCAGCGAGCATTTCAGCGGTGATGCCATCCAGCGCAAGCTGCAGGCGGCGGTGATGCGCCTGCCGGCCAAGCAGCGCGCCGTGTTCACCATGAAGTACTTCGATGCCCTGAAGTACGAGGACATGAGCCGAGTGACGGGCACCAGCGTGGGCGCGCTCAAGAGCAGCTTCCACATCGCCGTGAAGAAGATCGAGAACTGGCTGGTGAACGATCAAACCATTGCGGGCATGCCGCCGTCGAAGCAACCGGATTCCGATGATTGA